The DNA segment CGCCGTCACCGACCTGGCACACGCCGGCCGCTGCGTCCCGGCAATCCCCCGGGGTGGGCACGAGCCCGCCGTCGTCGCTGCTGGCGAAGAACGGCAAGTCGCGGTCGTTCTGGTTGGCGACGACGACATAAGACGGGAAGTCTCGATTCAACTGGTCGATTCCGAGTGCAGAAGGCGTGCTGCCCGTCGGTTCCTCGTCTGACACGACGAACGGTGGGTTGGTCGAACCCGGCAAGCGATCGAGCCAGATCGTTACCATTCCTTCCGCTCCGCCACTTGTGACGGCAATGTCGGGTTTACCGTCTCGATTGAAGTCGCCAATGCCGAGCGCCGTCGGCTTCACCCCCACATCGAGGGGCGCGAGGTTTGTGAACGTGCGCGGAGCGTCGTGATCCTGAATTAAAACCACCAGTTGACCGAAATCGGTCGCGACCGCGAGATCGAGAAAGCTGTCGTCGTTGAAATCGGCAACGGCCACCGCCGTTACGGCCCCCCCTACGGCCCGCGAAACCGGTGCGGCGAAACCGCCGCCGGCCAAGCCGTACAGGATGGTTACCGCGTTACCCGCCCCGTTACCGACGACGATATCCGCGAACCCATCGCCATCGACATTGGCAACCAGTACCTCTTGCGGGTCGGAACCGGCGCTCAACGGCGCCTCGACCGTGAACGTCCCGGTGCCGTCGTTCCGCAGCAACGACACGCCCGCCTGGGTGGCGACCACCACATCGATGGTCCGGTTCTGATCGAAGTCACCCGAGGCTATACCGGTTGGGGCAGTGCCTACCTCGTACACCCTGCCCTGGGCGATTGCGCCGAGGCAGTCGCCCGCCTGAAACAGCGCCCGGTTCGATAAGCGCACGGCAACGCGGTTGGCCGTGGCGTTGACAATGGCCAGGTCCGGCACCCCGTCACGATTGAAGTCGCCGTCTGTCATCGCCGCCGGCGCGAAGTCGAGATTGACCGAGCACACCGCAAATCCAAGTTGCTGCGCCTGCACCGGCCGCACGATCGCAGCGGCCAGCAACGCCGCAACACGTATCGCACGCCAGCCGCGCACCCCAACAGCCCACGGCATCACTTACCTCTCCTTCGACCGCGGCAAGCGAAACGGCCGCCCGCCCACAGCAGGCCGACTGCCGCGAGCGTGCCGGCGTCGCCCCACGAAGCGACCGCGGGCGGAGAGATCGCACAAGAGCTGACGTAGAACGCACCCGGCTTAAAGGTCTGCGTCGGCACCGGCGACGGAGATCGCGTCGTTGTCGGCACCGCCGTCGACGACGGCGTGACCGTGGGGGTCATGGTGGCCGTTGGGGTCACCGATGGCGTCGTTGTCGGCGACGGGGTGACCGTCCCCGTATGCGTCGCCGTGGCCGTCGGCAGCGGCGTCGGCGTGGCCGGCGGCCGCGCGCTCACCAGAATGCTAACGCTGGCATCGCCCTCGTTGGCCACCACAATGTCCGGCCGCCCGTCTCCGTCGATATCCGGATTCGCGGCAACGGCAAGCGCGACGGGATTGACGCCGCGGATCGGCAACGGGATCAGGTTGGTCGAGAAGCTGCCGTCGCTCGCCGCAAGGAAGATCACCACATCGCCGTTAGTCCGGTCGGCAACGATGAGGTCCTGAAGGTCGTCCATGTCGATATCGGCCGATCCAAGCGCGGCGGGGAACGAAGGCCCAGTCGCGGCGTCCGGCCGTGGCACGGTGACCACGCTACCCCGCTGGTAGCTGATGTCGGTACCGATCGACCGACCGAGGTAAACGGCGACCGTGCCATCCCGATCGGTCTGCGTGAGCGCAACCGCGAGGTCCGGCACGCGGTCCGTGAACTCGAAAATATCCGCCACCAGTGCCGCCGGCCGGCCACTGAGGTCGATCGGCGACAGGCCTCGGAACCCGTCGGTCAGTGCCGGGCACCCGCTCGGGGTCGGGGTGACCGTCGGCGTACGTTGCAGGAAGACCGAGACGTCGTTGGTCTGATCGCTCGAGGCGCCGAAATCGAGGCGGCCGTCGCGGTTGAGATCCCGGGCAACGATGGCACCGGTTCGGCGGCCGACACTCACCGGACAGGCGGGGTCCATCGTGCGGCCCCCGGTCCCGAGCACGATGGACACGCTGGTGCTCTGGCCGTCGGCGACGATCACGTCGGGGATACCGTCGCGGTTGTAGTCGGCGGACGCAAGGGCACGAGGATCGGTACCGACCGGGACGGGGTTGGAAGGGCTCGGCGTGAATTCGCCGGCACCGTCCCCGAAGAACACGCTGAGGCCCATCGAACCTACGGCCGCGAGGTCGGTCTTACCGTCGCGGTCGAGGTCGAGAGGCAGGAGGTTGCCTTCGAGATCGGCGGTCTGCGCAATAACCGCGCGGGGTGCAACCACGCTGCGAACATCGGCCCGCCGTTCGAGTCCGAGCAGACCGCAGGCACTCGGGGCAGCTTGATTGAGGTTGGTCACGAGCAACTGGAGTGCGTCACTGCTGTTGTCGGCAACCGCGATAAAGCTGGCCTCGTTCGTCAACCGGCCGACCGCAACCGCTACCGGCTTACCCCCCAGCAGCGGGGGCACGAAATCGTTGGTGTTGCACACCGTGTACGGCGCCGTCGGAATCCGTGTCGGTGTCGACGTCGGCGTCGAGGTTGCGCTCGGCGGTGGGGTTGCGGTGGGACCGGTGGGCGTCGGCGTCGGGGTCGGCGGCGACGTCGCCGTAGGGCTGCCGATGGTGGCACTCGCCGTCGGCGTCCCGCCGCCGCTGCCGGTGGTATTAATGAGAACCCCGATCGCGTCGGGGGTGAGCCCCTGTAACTGCAATGCAACGAGGTCCGGATAGCCGTCCGCGTTGAGGTTGCCGGCCTGGATGGCCGTTGCGGCGCCGCCGAGGCCTGCTCCGGTCACGCTGACCAACCTGAACCCGTTGTCGTCCGCCCCGGGATCGTCGGGATCATTGTAGAGAACCGCCAGTGCCAGACCGCCAGCTTTATTGGTTACCGCAAGATCGATTCGCCCGTCCTGATCGAGGTCGGCGGCGGCGAGCGAAGTAGAATCGACCTCGGCGTCGGAGGGTATTCCCTGATCGAATGTTCCGTCCCCGTTGCCAAAGAGGACGGCAACGTTCTGATCGGCCAGGGTATCCACACACACCGTGGCGAGATCGTAGCGCCCGGAAACGGCAAGTGCGGCCGAGACGATACCGGTTGGTGCCTCGCAGACGTTGTAGAGTTCCGGCGCCTGGAACGTGCCGTCACCGTTGCCAAGCAGCACGACAACCTGGTTGGAGTCTTCCAGCGAAATTCCCAGATCGAGATTGTTATCGCTGTTGAACAGACCGGCGACGATACCGGCGGCGCCTTCTCCCGGCAGCGTAATCGTGCCCTGCGCGAACGGCGTGAACGTCCCGTCCCCGTTGCCGCTCAAAAGGGTGAGGGTCTGATCGCTGATGACGGCCAGGTCGGGTTTGTTGCGGACGTTCTTGAGTTCGGCGATCACGAGACCCGCAGGCCCACCCGTCACGGAGAAGTCCCGCGGATCGTTGAAGTTGCCGGTGCCGTCGCCAAGGCGGACGGTGACGCTGCCGGCGGCGTTGTTGGCCGACACCATATCCGCAAAGCCGTCGCCATTGACGTCGGCCGCCGCCACGGCCACCGGGCCGGCCCCCACCGAGAACGCCGTCGGCGGGTTGGGAAAGGCGCCATTACCGTCGTTGATGTAGACGTTTACGACGTTGTTGATGTTGTCGACGACGAGGATGTCGTCACGCGGGTTGCTGCTGACGTTTACCAGCTTGACGGCCTGGACGTTATCCGTGCCGACGGAGATACCCTCGATCGTACTGGGAGAGAACGAAATCTTCTGCCCGCCGGCGCTGGCGCCGAACAGCGTCACGCTCAGACCGACGACCAGGGCCGGCACCGGGAACCGCATCTGAACCAAAGCCTCCCCCGGGCCACTCACGCAACGTCTGAGGTGGCGCACAAAGCGAACCGACCGGAGCGGTGCCGCCTTGCAAAGGCGCCGCTCCGATCGGTTCCCAGGCCGTCGCCGATCAGTCGGCCAACCGCGTCAGCCGCGACAGCGTGAAGTAATCGTCCGGGTATTGCGATTCGATAAACTGCGAGCTGTACCGTCCACCCAGGGCGGCGCGGTTGGACTTGTCGTTCACGCCGATGACCATGTTCGGAGTCACCGTCGTGAAGGTCCCATCCGGGCTCTTCGAGAAGTGGTACGCACACATCGCGTTGTAGAAGTATTCCCCGGCGCGGTTATGGACCAGCTTCCACCAGATGCGGTAGAGGTCCTTATCCATGTACATGATCACCTTGCCGAAGTTGTAGAACGGATCCTCGGATTGGCCTTCGAGGATCCACACCGGCCGGGGGATCATGTTGAGGTTCTCGACGATCAACCAAGGTGCCCCCTTGGCACCGGGGGTCTCGTAGCCGCCCTTGAAGTAAGGGATGTCGACCTCGACACGCGTGTCCGACACCTTCTTCTGGATAAAGGGCTCCGGGCTCAGAACGCCCGCTAGCACGTTACCCTCGCCGACCAGCTTCCACTTATAGTACTCGACCTTACCGGCGTAGCAGTTAACGTCGTCGGAAAAGATGTCGAGACCGGCCACCGGATCGGAGCGGGTGGCGGCGTTCACACGCCGCACGCGCCGGGTAGACGGCACGTAGAACCACGACTGGTCCTGCGACACCCAATCGTTGATGCGCTTCGTGAGACCACCGACGCCGTCGATGTCCTGCGGCTCGATGGCGTTCGACATGCTCGTATCGCGCAAGCCATCGGGGTTGGCGATCGGACCGGCCGAGCGGCCCATGAAGGAGTTCAGGTGCAGCCAGGTCTTGATGCGCCGAAATTCGCCGCTGCTGTCGATGCCGTTCAGCGTGAACGTAGCGCC comes from the Candidatus Binatia bacterium genome and includes:
- a CDS encoding VCBS repeat-containing protein produces the protein MRFPVPALVVGLSVTLFGASAGGQKISFSPSTIEGISVGTDNVQAVKLVNVSSNPRDDILVVDNINNVVNVYINDGNGAFPNPPTAFSVGAGPVAVAAADVNGDGFADMVSANNAAGSVTVRLGDGTGNFNDPRDFSVTGGPAGLVIAELKNVRNKPDLAVISDQTLTLLSGNGDGTFTPFAQGTITLPGEGAAGIVAGLFNSDNNLDLGISLEDSNQVVVLLGNGDGTFQAPELYNVCEAPTGIVSAALAVSGRYDLATVCVDTLADQNVAVLFGNGDGTFDQGIPSDAEVDSTSLAAADLDQDGRIDLAVTNKAGGLALAVLYNDPDDPGADDNGFRLVSVTGAGLGGAATAIQAGNLNADGYPDLVALQLQGLTPDAIGVLINTTGSGGGTPTASATIGSPTATSPPTPTPTPTGPTATPPPSATSTPTSTPTRIPTAPYTVCNTNDFVPPLLGGKPVAVAVGRLTNEASFIAVADNSSDALQLLVTNLNQAAPSACGLLGLERRADVRSVVAPRAVIAQTADLEGNLLPLDLDRDGKTDLAAVGSMGLSVFFGDGAGEFTPSPSNPVPVGTDPRALASADYNRDGIPDVIVADGQSTSVSIVLGTGGRTMDPACPVSVGRRTGAIVARDLNRDGRLDFGASSDQTNDVSVFLQRTPTVTPTPSGCPALTDGFRGLSPIDLSGRPAALVADIFEFTDRVPDLAVALTQTDRDGTVAVYLGRSIGTDISYQRGSVVTVPRPDAATGPSFPAALGSADIDMDDLQDLIVADRTNGDVVIFLAASDGSFSTNLIPLPIRGVNPVALAVAANPDIDGDGRPDIVVANEGDASVSILVSARPPATPTPLPTATATHTGTVTPSPTTTPSVTPTATMTPTVTPSSTAVPTTTRSPSPVPTQTFKPGAFYVSSCAISPPAVASWGDAGTLAAVGLLWAGGRFACRGRRRGK
- a CDS encoding DUF1329 domain-containing protein, producing the protein MWFKKLGSIGRYVPAAGCLLLLLAGPVQADDAPGQSWILDQNNWQQAKDLLPEPILNRVKNGEYWYKVVPVDPDKLKQNYSKKFWEASEANAGKYDVDPATCGLKDVSTGKIPEFYFGYLFPKVDPKDPLAACKMAWNFTAANQMGNGQGATFTLNGIDSSGEFRRIKTWLHLNSFMGRSAGPIANPDGLRDTSMSNAIEPQDIDGVGGLTKRINDWVSQDQSWFYVPSTRRVRRVNAATRSDPVAGLDIFSDDVNCYAGKVEYYKWKLVGEGNVLAGVLSPEPFIQKKVSDTRVEVDIPYFKGGYETPGAKGAPWLIVENLNMIPRPVWILEGQSEDPFYNFGKVIMYMDKDLYRIWWKLVHNRAGEYFYNAMCAYHFSKSPDGTFTTVTPNMVIGVNDKSNRAALGGRYSSQFIESQYPDDYFTLSRLTRLAD
- a CDS encoding VCBS repeat-containing protein, producing the protein MPWAVGVRGWRAIRVAALLAAAIVRPVQAQQLGFAVCSVNLDFAPAAMTDGDFNRDGVPDLAIVNATANRVAVRLSNRALFQAGDCLGAIAQGRVYEVGTAPTGIASGDFDQNRTIDVVVATQAGVSLLRNDGTGTFTVEAPLSAGSDPQEVLVANVDGDGFADIVVGNGAGNAVTILYGLAGGGFAAPVSRAVGGAVTAVAVADFNDDSFLDLAVATDFGQLVVLIQDHDAPRTFTNLAPLDVGVKPTALGIGDFNRDGKPDIAVTSGGAEGMVTIWLDRLPGSTNPPFVVSDEEPTGSTPSALGIDQLNRDFPSYVVVANQNDRDLPFFASSDDGGLVPTPGDCRDAAAGVCQVGDGAIALVLGDLDGDGKSDVVTANQSDAPSLSILLSSEPPYTPTPTPTATSTQTPTSTVTPTPTETATETPTATATVTPTLTQTAGPTRTFTITPTPTAVCVSGVCLQGPGCDVAGQNNRESGLAGMLWLVLPVLALAALRRRKGWDE